One genomic segment of Ferrimonas sp. YFM includes these proteins:
- a CDS encoding HesA/MoeB/ThiF family protein produces MLSDNQFLRYGRQMLMPGWGEGGQRQLAQKSVAIIGLGGLGVPALANLAGSGIGRLLLVDGDSLSLSNLHRQWIYRASDVGQPKVQLARRWALSLNPDIRVEAFAQMADELVLETLLPEVDLVLDCTDNLASRHLINAACVRRRKALISAAAIGWQGQLQAILPQGPCFACFCPTDQGATPQGCSEAGVAAPVVSAIGSLQSALALKHLLGETLETDQLYRFDGQSFHWSQFTLAPNPDCSLCGGHHESDH; encoded by the coding sequence ATGCTGTCTGACAACCAGTTTCTTCGCTATGGCCGGCAGATGCTGATGCCTGGCTGGGGGGAGGGCGGTCAGCGTCAATTGGCCCAAAAGAGCGTCGCGATCATCGGTCTAGGTGGATTAGGCGTACCCGCTCTGGCCAACCTGGCAGGCAGTGGCATTGGCCGCCTGCTGCTGGTGGATGGGGACAGCCTATCCCTGAGCAATCTGCATCGGCAGTGGATCTATCGCGCCTCTGACGTGGGCCAACCCAAGGTGCAATTGGCCCGGCGCTGGGCTTTGAGCCTGAACCCAGATATTCGGGTTGAAGCCTTCGCCCAGATGGCCGACGAGCTGGTGTTGGAGACTCTGCTGCCTGAGGTGGACCTGGTGCTCGATTGCACCGACAACCTGGCCAGCCGTCACCTGATCAACGCCGCCTGCGTTCGCCGCCGAAAAGCGCTGATCAGCGCTGCTGCCATTGGCTGGCAGGGCCAGCTTCAAGCGATTCTGCCCCAAGGCCCCTGTTTTGCCTGTTTCTGTCCGACTGATCAGGGGGCAACCCCTCAGGGCTGCAGTGAGGCCGGCGTTGCAGCGCCTGTGGTATCGGCTATCGGCAGTCTTCAGTCAGCCCTAGCGCTTAAGCACCTGCTTGGAGAGACACTCGAAACAGACCAGCTCTACCGCTTTGACGGACAGAGCTTTCATTGGAGCCAGTTCACCCTGGCACCCAACCCGGATTGTTCCCTGTGTGGAGGACATCATGAATCTGACCATTAA
- the thiS gene encoding sulfur carrier protein ThiS, translated as MNLTINGESRQVTSTTLAQLITELGQKGGALALALNGTIVPKGQWPQTPLNNGDSVDLFSVIAGG; from the coding sequence ATGAATCTGACCATTAATGGCGAGTCGCGCCAGGTGACCAGCACAACCCTGGCTCAGCTGATTACAGAGCTGGGGCAGAAGGGGGGCGCGCTGGCGCTGGCCCTCAACGGCACCATAGTGCCTAAGGGCCAATGGCCCCAAACCCCCCTGAACAACGGGGATAGCGTGGATCTGTTCAGTGTCATTGCAGGAGGGTAA